The DNA sequence GTGCATCCTTAATCTTGTTCAGTGACTGAGGCCTCACACCTGAACACACTTTCTTGTACACCTTCACAACATTGTCACACTCACTATATGGAATCTCTATTGTCACCATTTCTAACACACACATCCCAAATGAGTATATGTCCACCATTTCCGTGTACTTCTCCTCGTATAACTCCGGCGCCATGAATTCCGGCGTCCCAAGTACCGAATGCGCCGAGTGGCTCCTCCCCACAATTGTTGCCAACCCCAAGTCACCAATCTTAACCTGGTTGGTCCATTTTAGTGAATAATACTAATTttgaattcatattaaaatttttacactataattttctatctcttaaaaaaatattaaaataatgaatttggatcctctaaattttaaatttgtattttagaggataaagtgtgatcttctaccgtTGAatgttttctcttttatatttattcttggtctcacagataaaataaatggtgagaaattacactttactctctctaaaggaaaattcaaactttagagaatccaaattctaaaataatatctaaaagaGAGACTATTGATTAGACTTGCGACTTGACATGACAATAGTGTCAATCAAAACCTCAgtagtaatattttttatgtacacaTGGCGTTTTCGAATAACATACCTGGCCAGTATTTCCATTGACAAAGACATTACTGCAGTTGAGGTCTCTATGGATGATGCAAGGATGATGAgtatgcaaataattcaaacctTCAAGAATCTGCTTAGACCATTTCTTGAGAGCCTTCAAGGAAACATGTTTGTGCCTCCTCCTGTATTCCCTCAGATTTCCACTGCTACATACCTCAGTGATGAAATTGAGTGTGTTGTTCATGTCATCCTCCCAGAAGGCGAAAAGCGAAATGATGTGTTCATTGGAAATGCTTTTGAGCAATGT is a window from the Arachis hypogaea cultivar Tifrunner chromosome 1, arahy.Tifrunner.gnm2.J5K5, whole genome shotgun sequence genome containing:
- the LOC112788926 gene encoding probable serine/threonine-protein kinase WNK11 — encoded protein: MPIINSGPSDKEPFVEVDPTGRYGRYSETLGINGASKIVYRAFDKEEGTEVAWNQVKLGNLSDDDPSMVDRLYSEVTLLKSISNEHIISLFAFWEDDMNNTLNFITEVCSSGNLREYRRRHKHVSLKALKKWSKQILEGLNYLHTHHPCIIHRDLNCSNVFVNGNTGQVKIGDLGLATIVGRSHSAHSVLGTPEFMAPELYEEKYTEMVDIYSFGMCVLEMVTIEIPYSECDNVVKVYKKVCSGVRPQSLNKIKDAQVKAFIERCIAKPRARPSAAQLLKDPFFHELNCEDSDFKVLVMV